A window of the Vibrio pomeroyi genome harbors these coding sequences:
- a CDS encoding 3-deoxy-7-phosphoheptulonate synthase produces the protein MPLKTDELRTQALGPMPTPAELGNAHPITDDVAERIANSRRQIEDILTGRDNRLLVIVGPCSVHDTEAALDYAERLSQIQEQYKDELFVVMRTYFEKPRTVVGWKGLITDPNLDGSYALETGLNKARKLLLDINKLGLATATEFLDMITGQYIADLITWGAIGARTTESQIHREMASALSCPVGFKNATNGNIKIAIDAIRAAHASHYFYSPDKNGRMTVYRTSGNPYGHVILRGGDKGPNFDAESVDIACKQLAEFDLPQRLVVDFSHANCQKQHRKQLEVAQDICDQIKSNKNQIAGIMAESFIKEGNQPMTDINNLEYGKSITDPCLSWEDTATMLDMLATAIKDRNLA, from the coding sequence ATGCCATTAAAAACTGATGAGTTGAGAACCCAAGCACTGGGTCCTATGCCAACTCCTGCCGAATTAGGCAATGCACACCCTATTACTGACGACGTTGCTGAGCGTATTGCAAATTCTCGCCGCCAAATCGAAGATATCCTAACTGGTCGTGATAACCGCCTATTAGTTATCGTTGGCCCTTGTTCTGTTCATGACACAGAAGCGGCACTTGATTACGCTGAGCGCTTAAGCCAGATTCAAGAGCAATACAAAGACGAATTGTTCGTTGTGATGAGAACCTACTTCGAGAAACCTCGCACGGTTGTAGGTTGGAAAGGTCTGATTACCGATCCAAACCTTGATGGTTCATACGCACTTGAAACGGGCTTGAACAAAGCGCGTAAGCTTCTGCTAGACATCAATAAGCTTGGCCTAGCAACAGCGACTGAATTCCTTGATATGATCACAGGTCAGTACATTGCAGACCTTATCACTTGGGGCGCAATCGGCGCTCGTACAACAGAATCTCAGATTCACCGTGAAATGGCTTCAGCTCTTTCTTGCCCAGTTGGCTTCAAAAACGCGACTAACGGCAACATCAAGATCGCTATCGATGCGATTCGTGCTGCGCATGCTTCACACTACTTCTACTCTCCAGACAAGAACGGCCGCATGACGGTTTACCGTACTTCTGGTAACCCATACGGTCACGTTATTCTACGTGGTGGCGATAAGGGTCCTAACTTCGACGCTGAGTCGGTAGATATCGCATGTAAGCAACTGGCTGAATTCGACCTGCCTCAACGTTTGGTTGTAGACTTTAGCCACGCTAACTGTCAGAAACAGCACCGTAAGCAGTTAGAAGTTGCACAAGACATTTGTGACCAGATCAAATCTAACAAGAATCAAATTGCAGGCATCATGGCAGAAAGCTTCATTAAAGAAGGCAACCAGCCAATGACTGACATCAACAACCTAGAATACGGCAAGTCTATTACTGACCCATGCCTAAGCTGGGAAGATACTGCAACTATGCTAGACATGCTTGCAACTGCAATTAAAGATAGAAACTTAGCTTAA
- a CDS encoding YajQ family cyclic di-GMP-binding protein, producing the protein MPSFDIISEVESVELRNAVDNANRELSTRFDFRGVDASFDYKDESVKLTAQDDFQLKQMRDILRSNLTKRNVDPNAMEAKAADQTGRTWHQTVIFKQGIETDVAKKIVKLIKDNKVKVQAAIQGEKVRVTGKKRDDLQAVMALVRNGELGQPFQFDNFRD; encoded by the coding sequence ATGCCATCATTTGACATTATCTCTGAAGTAGAATCAGTAGAACTACGCAACGCTGTAGACAATGCTAACCGTGAACTATCGACTCGTTTCGATTTCCGCGGCGTTGATGCAAGCTTCGACTACAAAGATGAGTCGGTGAAACTGACTGCTCAAGACGATTTCCAACTGAAGCAAATGCGCGATATCCTTCGTAGCAACCTAACAAAGCGTAATGTTGATCCTAACGCGATGGAAGCGAAGGCTGCAGACCAAACAGGTCGCACTTGGCACCAAACGGTTATCTTCAAGCAAGGCATCGAAACCGATGTTGCTAAGAAAATCGTTAAGCTAATCAAAGACAACAAAGTTAAGGTTCAAGCGGCTATCCAAGGCGAGAAAGTTCGTGTAACGGGCAAGAAGCGTGATGACCTACAAGCAGTTATGGCACTGGTGCGTAACGGTGAACTTGGTCAACCTTTCCAGTTTGATAACTTCCGCGACTAA
- a CDS encoding precorrin-2 dehydrogenase/sirohydrochlorin ferrochelatase family protein, whose product MRYFPMFLDVENKPILVVGGGEVACRKVDSLLRAGANVTLVSPKVAPYLKQLVDENKLHWVQNFYSSQIISKDYLQVWATTDNPSLNHQVYNDAKKLGILVNVVDDLPYCDFITPSMINRGRIQIAISSGGASPVLVRNIREKLETVLPQNIGLIADFGASKRNSIKESFPTVDERRKFWERFLSSSFIEQITDREQLESYYQQALTQGIDSEGQVTWIEFEQDIELLPMKALRLMQEAELVLAPSDCPFEFIDLCRRDAERESYANSGELSTKLEQARAESLRVCVFIPPASVEFNLLVGKDLKLSSAKVLS is encoded by the coding sequence ATGCGTTATTTCCCAATGTTTTTGGATGTAGAGAATAAGCCAATTCTGGTGGTTGGTGGGGGCGAGGTTGCTTGCCGTAAAGTCGATAGCTTGTTGCGAGCTGGAGCGAATGTGACTTTGGTTTCTCCCAAGGTAGCGCCTTACTTAAAGCAGCTTGTTGATGAGAACAAACTTCACTGGGTTCAGAACTTTTATTCGTCGCAGATCATATCGAAAGATTACTTGCAGGTTTGGGCTACAACCGACAACCCAAGCCTGAATCACCAAGTGTATAATGATGCGAAAAAACTGGGTATTTTAGTCAATGTGGTTGATGATTTACCTTACTGCGATTTCATCACGCCTTCGATGATAAATCGCGGAAGAATTCAAATTGCGATCTCTAGCGGTGGTGCTTCACCTGTTTTAGTGCGTAATATTAGAGAAAAACTCGAAACAGTACTGCCACAAAATATAGGTTTGATTGCAGACTTCGGTGCATCAAAACGCAATTCAATCAAAGAGTCATTCCCAACAGTCGACGAGCGTCGTAAGTTCTGGGAGCGTTTCTTGTCATCTAGCTTTATTGAGCAGATAACAGACAGAGAACAGTTAGAGTCTTATTATCAACAAGCACTAACGCAAGGCATTGATAGCGAAGGGCAGGTGACTTGGATTGAGTTCGAACAAGATATAGAGCTGTTACCAATGAAAGCTTTACGTCTAATGCAGGAAGCTGAACTGGTTCTTGCTCCGAGTGATTGCCCATTCGAGTTTATAGACTTGTGTCGCCGTGATGCGGAAAGAGAAAGCTATGCGAATAGTGGAGAGCTGTCTACTAAGCTCGAACAAGCAAGAGCAGAGAGCTTACGTGTCTGTGTGTTTATTCCACCAGCGAGTGTCGAATTCAACTTATTGGTAGGGAAAGACCTGAAGCTGTCTTCTGCCAAGGTGTTGAGCTAA